The Rhodocytophaga rosea genome has a segment encoding these proteins:
- a CDS encoding helix-turn-helix domain-containing protein has protein sequence MTLYRLTLSQQERDTLTDWLSKGSRKAKDIQKAYVLLASDETTGRESETELAAHYKLSTKSVERIRKAFCEQGMAMFDKKQRKTRSDKKIDGKVEAHLLALVCSEPPQGQSKWKLQMLADKLVELQVIDSISHTSVAGILKKMRLSLG, from the coding sequence ATGACTCTTTATCGACTTACCCTCAGCCAGCAAGAAAGAGATACATTAACCGATTGGCTCAGTAAAGGCAGCCGAAAGGCTAAAGATATTCAGAAAGCCTATGTACTGTTGGCAAGCGATGAGACTACGGGCAGGGAAAGTGAAACAGAGTTAGCTGCTCATTATAAGCTATCTACTAAAAGTGTAGAAAGAATCAGAAAGGCATTCTGTGAGCAAGGTATGGCTATGTTTGACAAGAAGCAGAGAAAAACCAGGAGTGATAAAAAGATAGATGGGAAGGTAGAAGCGCATCTACTGGCTTTAGTCTGCAGTGAGCCGCCACAAGGTCAGTCAAAGTGGAAACTGCAGATGCTGGCAGACAAATTAGTGGAATTGCAGGTGATTGACTCAATTTCTCATACGAGTGTGGCAGGGATATTAAAAAAAATGAGATTAAGCCTTGGCTAA
- a CDS encoding AAA family ATPase: protein MELQLLESKHPDARAQHHYDSLIAIEEQKKTLLNTLSFFFNTDKIDKWHKNHHYSKLSFLGNIIEGTPLMILAGDVGCGKTALAQSIATPLGKLLDKRVLCFETPSNIRGGGRVGEISNRITEAFTQAKAKVKGENVGILIIDEADDLATDREQSQAHHEDRSGLNVLIKQIDSISKDKTKLAVILITNRLKALDPAVVRRATQVILFNRPDKGGRKRVFQYLLSGTNATEKEIEELTQASDRGDKAYSFSDLVQKIGKQALIQAIQEDRPFNKTLLLEVLTKVEPSPSIK from the coding sequence ATGGAATTACAACTTTTGGAATCAAAACATCCAGATGCCAGAGCGCAACATCATTATGATAGCCTCATCGCCATTGAAGAACAAAAGAAAACACTACTCAATACACTTAGCTTCTTTTTTAATACCGATAAAATAGATAAATGGCACAAAAACCATCATTATTCCAAACTTTCTTTTCTAGGAAATATTATAGAGGGTACCCCACTGATGATCTTAGCTGGTGATGTGGGTTGTGGTAAAACAGCTCTGGCACAAAGTATAGCCACTCCTTTAGGCAAATTATTGGATAAGAGGGTTCTCTGCTTTGAAACTCCGTCAAATATTCGTGGAGGCGGCCGTGTGGGAGAAATATCTAACCGAATAACTGAGGCATTTACACAGGCTAAGGCTAAAGTGAAAGGAGAAAATGTTGGAATACTTATTATTGATGAGGCGGATGATTTAGCAACAGACCGGGAGCAAAGCCAAGCACACCACGAAGATAGATCAGGTTTAAATGTTCTAATAAAGCAGATAGATTCTATATCTAAAGATAAGACAAAACTGGCAGTCATCCTTATTACCAACCGTTTGAAGGCTTTAGATCCGGCGGTAGTCAGGCGGGCTACACAAGTAATTTTATTTAACAGACCCGATAAAGGAGGACGTAAAAGGGTATTCCAATATCTGTTATCTGGTACAAATGCTACAGAAAAAGAGATAGAAGAGCTAACCCAAGCATCGGATAGAGGAGATAAGGCTTATAGCTTTTCTGATCTTGTACAAAAAATTGGCAAACAAGCCTTAATCCAAGCCATTCAAGAAGATCGCCCTTTTAATAAAACGCTTCTGCTGGAAGTACTAACTAAAGTTGAGCCTTCCCCTTCCATTAAATAA
- a CDS encoding HelD family protein, producing MINETEQEEREYLEEIKEKLSLAIKRVEDAVKGFSGELREKNQYIHEHRSGMDEADMVAAGQSINRMTFTGEAAVARKRKLLKLVQSPYFGRIDFIPHKQETSPVYIGIYSFMDERVRINLIYDWRAPVSSLFYDFELGEASYLTPSGTIHGNIALKRQYKIRDGYMEFMIENGLNIHDDILQKELSRSSDDKMKNIVATIQRDQNRVIRNEEARVMVIQGVAGSGKTSIALHRIAFLLYRFRDSIAAKDILIISPNKVFADYISNVLPELGEAHIPEMGMEELAADLLENKYKFQTFFQQVSLLLEEHDPAFIERIRFKSSFEFLGKLNQYLIHIENNYFSYSELRVGKTTIPFPVILEKFKAYHRVPILKRFALVVKDVQTYVRDKTGHKLTGQQKAIIWEAVPAMFKFNNVLDLYKDFYNWIGQPELLKIDYRMGLEYADVFAIIYLHIRLEGLTTYDHIKHLLIDEMQDYTPVQYAVLSRLFLCRKTILGDVSQRVNPYSASSAEMIERVFPQADIIKLDRSYRSTFEITAFTQRIIPNPNIAPMERHGQEPVLLRFESKNEEVEAIKGMIAAFKNSANQTLGIICKTLLQAEDTYQSLQATGVYLLTAESISFKEGVIITMAHLAKGLEFDEVIVPFASAGNYITEVDKSMLYIACTRAMHRLTLTYSRDITAFLST from the coding sequence ATGATTAACGAAACCGAGCAAGAAGAAAGAGAATATCTGGAAGAGATCAAAGAGAAACTCTCCCTGGCTATCAAACGGGTAGAAGATGCCGTAAAGGGGTTTTCAGGCGAACTCAGAGAGAAAAATCAGTATATCCATGAGCATCGCTCTGGCATGGACGAAGCCGATATGGTAGCCGCCGGCCAATCCATTAACCGTATGACTTTTACGGGTGAAGCTGCCGTTGCCAGAAAACGTAAATTACTCAAGCTTGTACAATCTCCTTACTTTGGCCGCATTGATTTCATTCCCCATAAGCAGGAGACTTCTCCAGTATATATTGGCATCTATTCTTTCATGGACGAGAGGGTGCGTATAAACCTGATTTATGATTGGCGTGCGCCTGTTTCCTCCCTTTTCTACGACTTTGAGCTGGGAGAAGCCTCCTACCTCACCCCTTCGGGAACAATTCATGGCAACATCGCCTTAAAACGTCAATACAAAATCAGAGACGGCTATATGGAGTTTATGATCGAGAACGGCTTAAATATTCATGATGATATTCTTCAAAAAGAGCTCTCCAGGTCTTCAGACGACAAGATGAAGAACATTGTCGCTACCATTCAGCGTGACCAGAATAGGGTGATCCGCAACGAGGAAGCGCGTGTGATGGTCATCCAGGGTGTGGCAGGATCTGGCAAAACATCTATTGCCTTACACCGGATTGCTTTCCTTTTATATCGCTTCAGAGACAGTATTGCTGCCAAAGATATTCTTATTATTTCTCCAAATAAAGTCTTCGCCGATTACATCTCTAATGTGTTACCAGAGCTGGGTGAAGCGCATATTCCGGAGATGGGCATGGAAGAACTTGCCGCTGATTTACTTGAAAATAAATACAAGTTCCAGACATTCTTCCAGCAGGTATCCTTATTGTTGGAGGAACACGATCCGGCTTTCATCGAGCGCATCCGGTTTAAATCTTCATTTGAATTCCTAGGCAAGCTCAATCAATACCTGATCCATATTGAGAATAATTACTTTTCCTATAGCGAATTACGGGTGGGTAAAACCACCATTCCCTTCCCTGTCATTCTTGAGAAGTTTAAGGCATACCATCGGGTTCCTATCCTAAAAAGATTTGCCCTTGTCGTAAAAGATGTCCAGACATATGTGCGGGATAAAACAGGCCATAAGCTCACAGGGCAACAGAAAGCTATAATCTGGGAGGCAGTTCCAGCCATGTTCAAGTTTAATAATGTGCTAGACCTCTACAAGGATTTTTATAACTGGATCGGTCAACCAGAGCTATTGAAGATTGATTACCGAATGGGGTTAGAATATGCGGATGTATTTGCCATAATCTACCTGCACATACGCCTGGAAGGCCTTACCACCTATGATCATATAAAGCACTTGCTCATTGATGAGATGCAGGATTATACCCCTGTTCAATATGCCGTATTGTCAAGATTGTTTCTTTGCAGAAAGACTATTCTGGGCGATGTGAGCCAAAGGGTTAATCCATACAGCGCATCCTCAGCTGAAATGATCGAACGGGTATTTCCACAAGCTGATATTATCAAGCTGGACAGAAGTTACCGCTCTACCTTTGAGATTACTGCATTTACACAACGTATCATCCCCAACCCCAACATCGCTCCTATGGAAAGGCATGGTCAGGAGCCAGTATTATTGCGCTTCGAAAGCAAAAACGAGGAGGTAGAGGCAATCAAAGGGATGATTGCAGCCTTTAAAAATTCAGCAAATCAGACACTTGGCATTATATGCAAAACACTTTTGCAGGCAGAAGATACTTATCAGTCTCTACAAGCAACAGGCGTTTATTTGCTCACGGCTGAGTCTATATCATTTAAGGAAGGTGTCATCATTACCATGGCGCATTTGGCGAAAGGGCTTGAGTTCGATGAGGTCATTGTGCCATTTGCCTCCGCCGGTAATTATATAACGGAGGTAGATAAAAGTATGCTCTATATCGCCTGTACCCGTGCTATGCATCGGCTTACACTGACCTATTCAAGGGATATTACCGCATTCTTGTCTACCTAA